Part of the Pagrus major chromosome 9, Pma_NU_1.0 genome, cttctttctctcttcttctcttttctcttccacAATGTAGATTTAAAAATTAGCACATAGTTGCGATGTGACGACATAACACTTTATTGAATTTGTGTAAGTCTTTACTTTGCATTCTGTTGTTCCACAACATGTAATGTGACATACAGACCCAATCCATACACACAGATCTTTACTTGTATGAAAATGAAGTTGATTTATTAAATGAACATCTGAATCACCAAATATTTAAACCATTTGTTTGCAACACATTTACTTCAAAGTGCAGAGTATAAAACACCTAGCTACGACAATTTGAGGAAGTATACTAgacttaaatattaaaaataaattaaatcaacattaaaaatatgacTGTATAGAAAAATGTAACAGGAACTTCATTTGTATGAACCACAACTGTGAAGACAACACGAGTAGTTTAAGATCATAATCTTCTGTGTTTGATGCCTTgaacatataaaaacatgagTGAAAGAACGTTAATTCACCAAAGAAATGATTCTGATTTGTCAGCTTGTCCTGACTATGGTTTCAAATCATGGCTGGATTAACCTGCTGGGGTGCCCTGCGGCAAAACGAGCAAAATGCTCCTTCATTACCGCAAACACGCACACTGTGGTTTATATTGAGTCAGTCCCACGAACAccttcctgctgctgaaaatactcactagagcaccaaatgcGTATTACTCCATAGCTGAAAATAGTCCTGACAAATGCACTGTTTACTTcagtttgagtaacatttgcttAAAACTAAAGTGGCCAGCTGTTTtatatggaggactgaaactgcccaaataaaaaatgaataaagaaatacataacggacttgataaataaatgaatattcCAATAAATGCACCAAGAATAATATCAAAAATTAATGGAAGACATGAATTAATCTATAAATTGTTATTTCCCTTTTAACTGGCTTCTGCATTAACttacttttgtatttgtttttgctaTTTATTTACTCTCCCActtgatttttcattttatttattcattattttattttaaactgtatttacatatttacgtatttatttctttatattttttaccCTTTGCATTTTCCAACTATTTATTTTCACCAacttatttatttctatattttctttttacattgctttatgcatttctgcttcattaaCAATTAGAAAAGCAAACTAACACGGAAATATCGGTTTATGTCAAATTTGTTaattaatgtctttttaatattatatttagtGCCTTTAATAGCATATTAATTGAGCCATGTATTtgttgctctgtttgttttggattttggcAGTTACAGTCCTCCATGGTTGTAGAAAAGTAATGCACATTTTtaagtatatatacagtaacatCAGCCTTGTTTTATAAAGTTTACACATGCTGACACAGCAACCCTTCACAAGACATCGCCTTCGCtgcttatttttctgtcaattttgTGCTCAGTGGTGCATATTTCCAATCAATGCCCACTTCTCCCCAGTTGGTAATCCAGCCTTGTTTCAAATACAACTTCACTGAGTGATTATGATGACGTCACAGCGTTGCCTGTGACGTGAGTACTGTTTGTGATGTCAGTGCACAGCACAGTGATCACATAAGGTTTAATTACAGATATTTACAGATGAAGTGAAACTTGGTTTAACTTTCAGGCCTCCAACAGTATGTGTATCAGTGTCCGCAGCTAGTTTATCTTAACTTCACTGAAGGAGGCACCGAGGCCTACGTGTATCAAAAAGTCTTTCAGTAGGATTCAGTGATTTGAGAAATAACTCTTAGAACCTACAAAACAACATGCTCATCATCATTTATAGAGACCTGGACACAATAATGCTTTATAAAATCTGAAGTAGTTGCATTTCAGCACAATTTAGGCAGTGTTTACAGAAAAGTATTGTGAAATAGCTTAAATATACTTTCCAGTCATATCACTTTGACTTCGGCCGACATCAACAGGAGCCTAGGACCTTCACACGGATGATGTCTGGGCGTGTTCGCTTGGTGCCTTGCTCTGCAGAGTGCCAGAAACAGTGTCAGAGTCAAGCAGCTCTACTATGCTATAGGGGGAACAGTCCTCCAGTCCCAGCTTCCCACAGGCCCAACCGCAGAAGCCTTTCTCCAGGTCTCTGACGGACATCCACCACTCGCTGAAGGCCCAGGACACCTGCACCACTGCTGAGTACAGAGCCAGAGACACTGCCATGGGCATGATGAGCATAGGGTAGAAGATGATGAGGAAGGGGCATATTGTGATCTTGTGCCAGAACGTCCGCTCTTCATTGTACACCAGGAAGACGTTGTACCAGGTGAGAGTGCCATAGTAGAAGGAGgtgatgaaggagaggaggaaaaccACGGGGGCGCAGGAGACGCTCCAAAGGACAACATGTGGCCCCTGACACACACCTAAGCTGCAGGCGCGTTTCGAGCCTTCTCCGCCCTCGCACTCTGCATCAAGACGTTCCCTTGACTTGGCCAGATCCCTGAGTTCCTTCTCTGTCATGGTCAGGTGAATGTCAACCACCTGCCCCTTCTTCTTTCCTCGGGTGATGGTGCCGGTGAGGGTCACGTAGCGACTGTCTGGAGGAAGGCTCCAACCTCCTCCTGTTAAGAATTAATAagatacaacaacaaaaaatatggTTCCCTTAGTTACTCACAAAAAGCActtcaactttattttttcatctgttaAACCTTAAAGGGCAAGTCCACCAATTTAatcattgaagtgtgtttacaggtcttgggtagtactactgcatatgtgataTCTCAGGTTCTGctgaatgtttttaaactgtctatATCATGCTAGACCAGTGAActacttttcaaaacctgccgcctacattgcccacaatgcaacttaccCACTGAGTGACATCCCTGGATGCAATGTATCAGAtttcatgcagcttcctctggaaccaCAAAAGGCGTTATGCTACttatttcacatatgcagtagtactccccaagacctggtGTTAAACGGGCAGATTTACCCTTTAATAGAGAAATATGATTAATTCTTGCTTCTTTCAGTGTAACTCATGACTGATTGCTGACGCTCCTGACACCTGTCTCACCTTCGCCTGTAGGTGTGCAGAGGAATTTAGCTCCCTCCTCcgtgctcctctctgctgcctcctcgCCGCCTTGGTCCTCCCCAGGCGCCCTCTCCATATCAGAGCGGTAGACGATAATGGACTCCGGTCGGGggtctttcttcttcctcctcttcctccttatGGAGGGTCCCACTTCTCCATCATCTACATGGTTCCCTGATACGTCTGATCTTAAGGAGATCATCTGGGGGCTTCCCTCTCCTTCAGTTTGAGGCTCCTCGACCTGTGCCATGCTGTCACCTGATCCAGTAAAGGCTTTGACTCTTGGGCTGCTTTTTGATGGGTTATATATGGAAACTAATAGTTAAGTGAGCAGCACAGACTGTAGTCACCCATTGTGTTTAGGTTTTTAAATCTAAGGAAATTGAAGGTGATACAAGCACCCACACAtacaaacaagaacagagagagattgACATTAAAAATCTGGTTATTTACAGTCACAATAATCCTCTATGTAGAGAGATCCTGGCCTACATTCAGCACAGTCACTTTTCTGTGACGCTGACTGGTAAAAATCTACCACAGTCTCACATTACATTTGATCTGACAGCATCTGCACTGAATGAGACCAAATCCTTCTGGATAGATGATAAACAAAGCGTGATAGATGAGTTCAAAAAAGGGGGGCTGCCTCTGTTTTGCGGTGGAGACGCTGCGAGCTCAGTTAATATCAGCATTATCCATCCTTTAcagacatcatgacagaaaAACTACACAATCCACTGACGAATAATGGTGATTTTGCAAAGGGATGCATCATAAGATAAAAGGGGGTGAAATCGACAATGCAACCCATTCTTCACACAGCTGATCCCCTCCCATTTAAATCCCACCCATGTCCTCTCTTTTGTCTGCAGACCAGCCGGCGGACAACATGTACCCTACCCAGGTCTGAAAATGAGATTCAGTCTTACCTTGAGCAGGCAGGACGAGCACCGGGCAGACAAACGAAACCGTGTGAGGATAAATGACTGGATTTAGCTGGGCCCACTCATCACAGCGATGTGTTTTTGCCGATACAGATGCGCTACGCAAGATGATTTCCAGAATAGCACTAAGCCCGCCTCCCTAACCTCTGTCACACCAATCCTGAGCCGTCCGCGAGCCTCCCTGCAGTCACGTGAGCGTGACAACATCCACCCATGTCTAATAATAAGCACATCTGTCACAGAGGATGGGAATGTATAACTAATATGTCCACAGCAAATCAAATATATACatcaaaatacaatatatataatataatatatatatatatcatataataAAGTTATACAGTATGAGCAGACATTTCCATTGCTGAATATCTAAGCCTTGGACTGTTACACGTGACTGTTTATATAGGCCAAACATCGCAATGTATGGAAACCCTTTTCCaccaaaaaatagaaaataaataaataaataaataaaattaaatgaacaaaGCTAGGTGAAAAATATTCCCACAgtaagtcaaaattatgagataaaaagtcaaagttatcaAATATAAATTCAGTTGAGATGAAAAGTCGAAATTATGAGATTAGAAGTCATAATTATGTGAtgaaaaatcataattatgGGAGAAAAAGATTAAATTATGTGAGAAAAAGTCCAAATTATGAAATTGGAAGTCATAATGaggaaaaagtaaatattatGAGAGAGCATTATTTTTAATCAGGGCTAaagttttcatcttttctttttctttaactgtcAGAAATAATCTTCCATACTATAAATTCTGTGTATTCAGTTAAATTAATGgattaattattgattattgattattaattgGTAAATTAattatgctgctgttttggcCAGGACTGCCTTAAAAGAGATTGTGAATCTCGATGGAAATATCGCTGGcaatataaacattaaataaaaattaatagaTTAAAAAATCGATTATAACATGAACACCTCGTGCTTCATACAGGTGCTTTTATGTTGAAAGGGTGTGTCTCCCAACGTCTGAACGGCTGAGCAGCAGCCCGCGCGGCGATACCATTAAGCTAAAGCTAATGTCGGTGAAGTGTAAAAATGAGCGACCAATACTCATTTAATAACATTGACAGCCTCCTCTTTCAAATTGGTGAGTTCAGTTATTACGTTTATTTTACGTTTTTAGTCGTGGTTTTGCTGTCATTCGATGTTTGCTGCTTGGCCGCCAATGTTAAAATTAAGCTAATAGCATTAACGCTAGCAGGCTAGTTCTGGTGTTAACTAACTAGCCTATGCTAATTCAGGTGAGGAGATAACAAGTAGCTTTACTTATAATAGGATAGATAATAGTTTCTTTCAAATTAGTGCTGTAactaaatgattattttcattgtagatTAATTTGTGGATTATTTTCTTAAGATGGTTGTTTGGctgatgaaatgtcagaaaaatgtttcacaaagcccaagatgaagtcctcaaatatcttgttttgtccacaaccgaaagaaatgtagtgtagtcatagagtaaaaaaacaacaataaatattaatatttaagaagctgaaatctttTCCAGATTTCGATTTTCTTAAAGAATTACTCAAACctatttattgattatcaaaatggctggtaattaatttaacagttgatgactaattgattaatcattcagCTCTATTTCAAATAAGGtgactgttgtttttatcatgtAGCTCTTCAAACTCGGGAGCTTTCCCAAAAGAAGAATGAAATCCACCAGCAAATTAAAGGTACGTCTCACAGTTATTCCTCTTTATCTAACCAGAAGCGTTACTTGTATAAAATTAGACGGGCAGCCTAACAAACAAATAGTTTGCCATAGATTTTATGTTGTAAAATGGTGTCTATCAGGTGTTTCCAATTTTCATCAACAGTTTGCAGAGCTGACATTGCTGAGAGGAGGTCTTGCATTGAAACAATCCACAGAAATACCAAGAAACTTGAAGAAGAAATCAGGTTGAAGCAGAGCACAGTGatacataacaaaacaaatgctAAAAGGTATGATGACTAGGTAATACATGGGCCAAACCATGATGAATCAAGGTGATACATCATCAAATTTAACATATGACTTAACGTAAGCAGTGCAGTGTGACATGTTTAATAGTTTACTACTTGTCATCTATGTAACTTCAGCATGAAGGCGACCAACAGCCTGCTTCTTCAGTATGAGCAGACACTGAAAGAAGAACTGGAGAGCCGAAAAGCCAGCTACAAACAGGACACGTATGTTCAGTTAGCTGTGGTTAATTgtgttaaatacatttttgtggGCAGTAATAAGCAAAGCTGAATTATTCCTCATTTGTAACCCAACAAGGGAAGTCTACGAAGAGAGAATTGCAAGCTATAGGAGAACCTTCCAGTCACATAAAGAATATTATTGCCAAAATCCTCTTGCTCAAGAGCTCCTCATGCTGCAGGCTGAAAAAGAGGAGATTGAGTCAAGGATAAAGGCCTGTGATGATCAGATAACAGTGAAACAGAAGGAGCTGGAGCTTCTCACTGGTAATACCTTTTTTATATCATCACAACATGCTGTGGTAGAGCTGAAGTATTTACAGCTTTTTATActgttaatttaatttctgtCTGACCAGGTCCAGCAGTCAATTCTTCTTCCACTGAGAAACTACCAGACAGGTATCTTTCAGTGAATCTTTCAGATAACAAAGAGTAATGACACATAGCCACAAGCAAAGCTTAGTTTTTCTCTGATTGAGTCCACTTTTCTTCCTAGTGTTCCTGGCCAGCAGCCCATAACAGAACCAGAGAAACAATTAGATGCTCTcacagaggaggacagtgaTTCTTCTATTGACATCTCCTCTCTTAATCTCAACCAGACAAAGGTACCTTGATAtgtcaataaataataatggtATTGTGAAGCTGAGGAGATTCTAGCAACTACAAATTGTTAAAGTTAAAGCTGATCCTGTTGTAACCACTAACCGTTTTTACAAACCTTAATAGATCTCGCAGAATGGTCACAAAACTTCTGTAGAGGCAAATGCTGAAGAAATTCATGAGGAAAACAAGGACCAGGATACTATGGCCTGCAGCCCTTTGCCAGAAAAAGCAAGCAGCGGGCGTTGGTCCTGTCAACAGTTGGATGGTAAGAAAAGGAAAGTCTGATATGTATTTCAGTTAATGCCAGCACTTCACACACAGCATAGCATGTTTGCCATGTGTGGATGGTTACAGTATATTACATCAAACCTCGTCAGCAGAATATTTATCTCTTCAGATCAAAGATGGCAAGATGTGATGCACCCTGAAGAGCAGGACCAGGAAACTAAATCAGAGGACCAGGTCTTGGTAATGTCTGTCTACTATCCACCTTATTCCAAGCCCCATGACACCTTGCGTGAATTATGGGCAAGACTTCTGGTGCAATCTATCACTTAAACTGAACCCGCATTTTCCATGGTCCTCTTTCTGAGATTGATTCGTATGGTGTATCATTCATTTATGAAGCTCTAGGTTGTCGAGTGAATACTTCTAACGCTAGTGTTATTACTTGGCCCACTTAGCTAATGCTTCTTAAACTCTGAAAGTGCACACTGTGAATCA contains:
- the LOC141002223 gene encoding uncharacterized protein isoform X1, whose amino-acid sequence is MSDQYSFNNIDSLLFQIALQTRELSQKKNEIHQQIKVCRADIAERRSCIETIHRNTKKLEEEIRLKQSTVIHNKTNAKSMKATNSLLLQYEQTLKEELESRKASYKQDTEVYEERIASYRRTFQSHKEYYCQNPLAQELLMLQAEKEEIESRIKACDDQITVKQKELELLTGPAVNSSSTEKLPDSVPGQQPITEPEKQLDALTEEDSDSSIDISSLNLNQTKISQNGHKTSVEANAEEIHEENKDQDTMACSPLPEKASSGRWSCQQLDDQRWQDVMHPEEQDQETKSEDQVLEQQPTVSDMEEAMEQEEMMEERVAIEEEQAPTTEDRMGPAAFSQSSSQETNPESSTATVKTVPSTPMFPFNYSPGSSPHRGTSDTKSPAFLFSLNSDPCTPGFSGFGFDVGSSQDEDSAFAFTGSFFNEKKTTESKSSSCKYQIKSLYFCDVLPALNYRYFYVFAGLEFLFGQPKQSEDFQFAFTATSPQTTNKDNSGDEFPFSFNF
- the LOC141002223 gene encoding uncharacterized protein isoform X2; the protein is MSDQYSFNNIDSLLFQIALQTRELSQKKNEIHQQIKVCRADIAERRSCIETIHRNTKKLEEEIRLKQSTVIHNKTNAKSMKATNSLLLQYEQTLKEELESRKASYKQDTEVYEERIASYRRTFQSHKEYYCQNPLAQELLMLQAEKEEIESRIKACDDQITVKQKELELLTGPAVNSSSTEKLPDSVPGQQPITEPEKQLDALTEEDSDSSIDISSLNLNQTKISQNGHKTSVEANAEEIHEENKDQDTMACSPLPEKASSGRWSCQQLDDQRWQDVMHPEEQDQETKSEDQVLEQQPTVSDMEEAMEQEEMMEERVAIEEEQAPTTEDRMGPAAFSQSSSQETNPESSTATVKTVPSTPMFPFNYSPGSSPHRGTSDTKSPAFLFSLNSDPCTPGFSGFGFDVGSSQDEDSAFAFTGSFFNEKKTTESKSSSCLEFLFGQPKQSEDFQFAFTATSPQTTNKDNSGDEFPFSFNF
- the tmem169b gene encoding transmembrane protein 169, whose product is MAQVEEPQTEGEGSPQMISLRSDVSGNHVDDGEVGPSIRRKRRKKKDPRPESIIVYRSDMERAPGEDQGGEEAAERSTEEGAKFLCTPTGEGGGWSLPPDSRYVTLTGTITRGKKKGQVVDIHLTMTEKELRDLAKSRERLDAECEGGEGSKRACSLGVCQGPHVVLWSVSCAPVVFLLSFITSFYYGTLTWYNVFLVYNEERTFWHKITICPFLIIFYPMLIMPMAVSLALYSAVVQVSWAFSEWWMSVRDLEKGFCGWACGKLGLEDCSPYSIVELLDSDTVSGTLQSKAPSEHAQTSSV